In Calothrix sp. PCC 7507, one DNA window encodes the following:
- a CDS encoding toll/interleukin-1 receptor domain-containing protein produces the protein MPATKSIEVLYCCSDSNKDEQMRQELEKHLSFLAREGVITGWHKDMISPGKDWESEIDNHIKSADIILVLISSDFIASDYHWDVFAKQAMERHRTKTARVIAILLRPVDDYWKVAFPKVKILPSGEKPVTEWKPYDKAFRNITKGIREVAEEITDSNFPIKKSLRQIWTAIILISKFAVNACIYVLGVGFSSLFRTSKFRRRHKISRIPVRIVLSIVSVTVLMHLIPQLLDLSGITSSKTKKTLKSSQKVNHTGWIWLGMVNNTSGGLSVGKRLIKPSNTDLSPSIDPPIVPSPGAVVTVKYKVNLRKEKFLLTEPLVELQPGEKLIIIKVEPLEKASQSSANIKLRAQVRKCNQTCNR, from the coding sequence ATGCCAGCTACTAAATCTATCGAAGTTTTATATTGCTGTTCTGACTCCAACAAGGATGAACAAATGCGGCAAGAACTGGAGAAGCACCTCAGTTTTTTGGCGCGAGAAGGAGTGATTACAGGATGGCACAAAGACATGATCAGCCCAGGAAAAGATTGGGAAAGTGAGATTGATAACCACATCAAGAGTGCTGACATAATTTTGGTGTTAATTAGTTCAGACTTTATAGCTTCTGATTATCACTGGGATGTTTTTGCAAAACAAGCTATGGAACGTCATAGAACTAAAACAGCCCGTGTTATTGCTATTTTGCTCCGTCCAGTCGATGATTATTGGAAGGTCGCATTCCCGAAAGTTAAAATTTTGCCATCAGGTGAAAAACCAGTAACTGAATGGAAACCCTATGACAAAGCTTTTAGAAATATTACTAAAGGTATTCGAGAAGTCGCCGAGGAAATTACTGATTCTAACTTCCCTATAAAAAAAAGTCTTCGGCAGATTTGGACAGCTATAATACTTATTTCAAAATTTGCTGTAAATGCCTGTATATATGTTTTGGGAGTAGGTTTTTCTTCCTTATTTAGGACATCCAAGTTTCGTCGGCGGCATAAGATAAGCAGAATTCCTGTTAGAATTGTTCTTAGCATTGTATCTGTTACTGTGCTTATGCATCTCATTCCTCAACTACTTGATCTATCAGGAATTACTTCATCAAAAACTAAGAAAACTCTAAAATCATCGCAAAAAGTAAATCATACTGGCTGGATATGGTTAGGTATGGTTAATAATACTTCAGGTGGCTTATCTGTTGGTAAGCGACTTATTAAACCTTCAAATACTGACTTGTCTCCTAGTATTGATCCTCCAATTGTTCCGTCACCAGGAGCAGTCGTAACTGTTAAATACAAGGTGAATCTAAGGAAGGAAAAATTTTTGTTGACAGAGCCGCTTGTTGAACTTCAACCGGGAGAAAAACTAATCATAATCAAAGTAGAGCCTTTAGAAAAGGCTAGTCAAAGTTCCGCAAATATTAAATTGAGAGCGCAAGTTCGTAAATGTAATCAAACTTGTAATAGATGA